CAGGATGGCTCAGCCCAGTGAGGCCTGTTTGCTGTGTCGGTGGTCTCTGGTTAGACCCCTTAACAGCTCCTGATACCTCCAGGAGAGTTTCTAAGCTGTGGCCTGATGTGAACCCCGCGTGAGGGTTCAAGCTCCCATCCGAGCCTGTCGCCTGTGGAGCTggcgccctgccctgccctgcggGTCTGCCCATGTTCCTGGGATCCCCGCTGTTGGAACAGCAGCACAGGTCTCTCTGCCCAGGGAACACCCCTGCGGCTGGACTCCTGCGCCTCTGGTAATCTCCTGCCAACCCCCTGCCTTAGTTTTTAGGACACCTCTGGCCTCTGCTGTCACCTGCTGAAGGGCAGGCGCTGTGCATTCCACTGTACCCAGGACAACGCGCTGCTCCGAGAAGGTTCTCGCCTACCGTGAGTTGAAAAGAAAAGACCCTTTAGTTGCTTGGACGCTTTTCTCTGCTAGAATGAGATGTGTCTTAAGAGGAACCCGCCTGAGGGCGGGCTTGCTTCTACAGACGGTCTTACCGGGCGGAACACGGACAGTCACCGGCAGTGGGGCTGCTGGAGTGTCCTCAGTGGGCTGTGGTCAGTGGAGTGTGGCTGGTAGGTGCACCTCCTGTGGCTCCCAGAGGGGAGGAAAATGGAGCAAGACTCCCAGACAGAGGCAGACGGGCCGAGCTCGAGGGCGACGCGTGAGGGGCCAGTGCGCCCTTTCCTTCGGGTTAGGGAGGTGTGAGTATCTGAGGGGccgtgggaggagaggaggatggaAGGAGAAGGACCCGGTCTGGGAAGGCAGGCCCACACCACCCCGGGAGACGCAGGGCGCGCTCAGGACACAGGCTGGGCTGGGTGCCCCCTCCTGGCGCTGGGGAGGGAGCCCCGGGGGGTgagccctggggggtgggggcgggggcgggcgtgGGGCGGGAACTCCTGGCTGAAGGCTTATTAGCAGCATCAATCACCGAGGTGTCATTTCCAAGCGCCCTCTCCTCACCTAATTTGCTAAACCTAATTCTTGATCACACCCAGAAGCTGGGTGAGAGATGCGAGGGCTAATGAGTGCTGGCTGGAGGCTCCcagagggcgggggcggggctggggagggagtccTCCAGCTGGGAGAGCTCCCCCCACTGTCTGTACCTCTCAGTCCAGCCTGAGCGAGCCACCGGGTTCCTGCCTCTCCAGAGACCCAGCTTCCAGGCTCCTGCTTGGAAAGCACCTTTGCAGCTCAGAACGGTCCCCGCTCACGATTAATCCCACCAAGGCTCTCTTTACACTCTTGCAGAAATACAGGGGTGtccagcagggggtggggggtggctggAGTGGAGAAGGGGGTAGCCCTCATCAGGTATCGACTCACAACTTTGATGTGTGAGTGGTCAGTGCCCATGTGACCCTGAGACATCCTGTGAGATGGGGACAGACCACTGAGATGGGACAGATCACTGAGACGGGACAGATCACTGAGATGGGGACAGACCGGTGAGACGGGGACAGAGCAGTGAGACGGGACAGAGCAGCAACCTCTGAACCCCATCCCCTCTGTGGGAGTCAGAGCCAGGGAATGCACAGGCCATCCTTGCAGCCGCACCCACCCCGGCTCGGCCCCCGGCCCTGCCCTGACCAACACCCAAGCAAAACTGTAGCAGGAACGCAAACAACCCCCTCCGCTGGAAGGGACCCCAAGAGTCCACGGGCGCCCTCGCAGCGGTGAGGCTCTGCAGGACGGAGTCCATCCGGCCTTGGTGCACCTCGAAACGGAGGCGCAGTTCATGGTGCTGGGGTTCCTAGTTTTCTTTTCAGCAGAGGAGCAGTTGTGGTCAGGCTGCCAGTCAGACTTCTGTGTCCCGGGACAGCAGAAGACTCAGGCCCTCGGAAGTTTGATTCTGCACAAGAGCAGACCCGGCCATGAGGACAGGAGCAGGGGTGAACTTCCCCGAAGGTAGGGCCCCGGGCCCAGTGCCCTGAGCAGGGCCAGGGCCGCGGCCTGCCCAGGTGGGTCTGTGCAGCCTCGTCTTCGGCTGTGTCCGCAAGGCCTGGGAGATGGGTGAGCTGGGTAAGGCCAATTCTGCCGCGCCAGCACACGTGTGTGGGGCCAGCCGTGAGCGCAGCTGGTGCAGACGTGCTGGGGTGGCCGGCGAGCCACCGGGTCTCTGCCCTCCTCAGTGCCCAGGCCCCTCCGGCATCAGGGCACCCAAGGGCGGCCGGCTCAGGCTCTGGCGCGGGCGCGTCTGGGCCCGGCTGGGGGGCTGTGCTTGGCCGCCTCCGTGACGGGGCAAGTGTCCGCCCGCCTGTCTGAGCCCCAACCTGGCGGGTCCCGGGAGAAGTGCAGGTCCCGCTGCGTGGCGGGCCCCATGTGCGAGGACTAGGGTGGCCCCCCTGGAGTCTGGTGGACGGCCTGGCCTCTCCCGAGCACGGCCGGCCCTGGGGCCATCAGGGGACCGTGGACGGTTAAGCCGCAGGGTTGGGTCTCCCCCGCCAGCCCACCCATGTGGCTGCTCTCACTGCAGGGTCGGCAGCTGACTCTTCTCTGTGGCCGCATCATCGACAGGCCAGCCCTCCCCCCGGGGAGCTTCTGCTCTGGGAAAGGGGCCCCAGGACAAGTGGGAAGTCGTCACACGCAGTCCCCTCGTATGGGTTCTGATGTGTTTCTGAAacctttctccctctctgcccAGATGCCGCCCGTATTTTAACTCAGGAGTCAGGCCGTCCCTCTGGGCCCTGTGTCCTCGTGTgcgtgtgatgtgtgtgtgcacaggcaccatggtgtgtgtgtgggtgtgcctGCGTATGCTcactgctcagttgctcagtcgtgtccgatgctttgcgaccccatggactgtagccccccaggctcctctgtcctgggattctccaggcaggaatactggagtgggttgccatgccctcctccaggggatcttcctgacccagggatcccacccatgtctccagcattacaggcagattctttacctctcagtcaccagggaagccctaaatcaactatacaacTTAGAAAACCACAATAATAATAGTGAGCTATTGTTCCTACAGAGTCTGGGTGAGCTGTTTACCCCAGGCAGGCGGGGAAGCCTTGCCTCTCTCGTGGTGTCTGGCGCTTAGGCAGGAGGATCCTGAGATGCCTTCCCCACACGTCTGGCCGGCAGTGATGGCTGCGGGCCTGGGCCCAGCGGGGCGATTGGCAGGTCACGCGCACACGGGCTCCCGCGGCCTGCACACGGCGGCCGGGTCTGCGTGTGAGCACGTGAGGCGGTGGAAGACCCCGGTCTCTGATGACCCCGCCCCGGAGGTCGTGCAGTGTGAGCCCTGCGGCTTCCTCTTGGTGAGGGACCTGCTGGTCCAGACGAGACTCCAGAGGGCATATTCCCGTGCCACTGTTTCCGTAGCAGCTCAGGGCCGACCTCAGACTGCAAACTGTCCTCCAGTGACGGCTCCACCCAGTTCAGGCTCATCCTCGGGGGGCGTGGCCTCCGCCCCAGCTCAGGTTCATCCTCCGGGTGGGGGGCTCCATCCCAGCTCAGGTTCATCCTCGGGGGCGTGGCCTCCGCCCCAGCTCAGGTTCATCCTCCGGGTGGGGGGCTCCATCCCAGCTCAGGTTCATCCTCGGGGGCGTGGCCTCCGCCCCAGCTCAGGTTCATCCTCGGGGTGGGGGCTCCACCCCAGCTCAGGTTCATCCTCGGGGTGGGGGCTCCACCGCAGTTCAGGGTCATCCTTGGAGGCGTGGCCTCCGCCCCAGTTCAGGCTCATCCTCGGGGGCGTGGCCTCCATCCCAGCTCAGGATCATCCTCGGGGGTGGGGGCTCCACCTCAGTTCAGGATCCTCCTCGGGGAGGGTCTCCGCCCCAGATCAGGTTCATCCTCGGGGGCGTGGCCTCCGCCCCAGTTCAGGTTCATCCTCGGGGAGGGCGCTCCGCCCCAGTTCGGGTTCATTCTCGGGGGTGGGGGCTCCGCCCTCGTTTAGGTGCTTATTCTTGGAGCCCTGGGCTTGCTTCTGCAGGGCTGGCGGGGGTTGGGGCAGAGGTTGAAGGCCCCCGTTCGGGTTCCTCCCGCGCTGCTCAGAGGCTGTGGTTGCCCTGGATGCTGGGGCCTGCCCTTTCGTAGCGTTGGCTGCCTTGCGGCCCCAGCTCCAGGCCGCCCCGAGGGTACAGCAGGTGCTCCCCCGTGCTGCGCTCCTGTTCGGGGCTGGCCCCTCCAGGGTTCTGCCTGCTGCGCTTCACTCTCCCTGCCGTGGGGTAGATTTCATCGCCCCCAGAGTTTGCAGTCATGTCTACAGAAGCGTCCACGTGGTGGGGACTCACGTGGCCTCAAGAGAAGCAGAGTCCAGCGTCTTCATGTGAAGACGAGGCCACTGGAGCCCTGGCTTCCACCCCAGGTCCCCTCGCAGCTGCGGCTCCCTGCTGTCCCGAGTCCCGAAGCCTGGTCACACGTGGGGTCGCCCCGCTCGGGGGCGCGTCGACGCAGCCGTGCCAGGGATTGTGCAGTGCATGACACGCACCGCCGTCTGGGCGGCCCTGCCCTATGCTGTCGGCCTCCCGaagctccctcctgccccctttCCCCCTGAGGCTGACACCGACCTTTGGCCTGTTGGGGATCTCATCCGTCCCCACTTCCGGGCTGGGGCCTTTCACGTGGCTTtaacccccccaccccatccttgcTCCTCTAGAAGTGCTCGGTATCTGGCCACCCAGGGGCAGGAGCACGCGTCCTGAGCCAGGCGGCCTCCACACCTGCCCCACCAGCTGGCCGTGTGCCTCGGGCAGGCCCCCTGTCTAGGGGGCTGACCTGCCCTGGGGGCCGGTCATGTAGGGCCACCCTGCACAGCAGCGCCCTGCCGCCTGTGCCCGGCGTCCACAGCTCCTGTTCCCGCCTGTTCTCCTCCCCTGGGCGCCCCCGGCCATCACCCTCCTGGGAGCCAGGCCTCCCCATACACAGCCTCCATGCATCCAGGGCCTGCGGCCGCCCTGGCCCAACCAAGGAGGATGGGAGCTGGAAGCCCTGCCCAGGGCCCTGGGCCGCTTGCTGTCCATGCCCTTGAGGGGCCTGGGGTCAGGGATGGAGCTGGA
This DNA window, taken from Bos indicus isolate NIAB-ARS_2022 breed Sahiwal x Tharparkar chromosome 4, NIAB-ARS_B.indTharparkar_mat_pri_1.0, whole genome shotgun sequence, encodes the following:
- the LOC139182821 gene encoding uncharacterized protein isoform X2; this encodes MRTGAGVNFPEGSAADSSLWPHHRQASPPPGELLLWERGPRTSGKSSHAVPSVWVSCLPQAGGEALPLSWCLALRQEDPEMPSPHVWPAVMAAGLGPAGRLAGHAHTGSRGLHTAAGSACEHVRRWKTPVSDDPAPEVVQCEPCGFLLVRDLLVQTRLQRAYSRATVSVAAQGRPQTANCPPVTAPPSSGSSSGGVASAPAQVHPPGGGLHPSSGSSSGAWPPPQLRFILGVGAPPQFRVILGGVASAPVQAHPRGRGLHPSSGSSSGVGAPPQFRILLGEGLRPRSGSSSGAWPPPQFRFILGEGAPPQFGFILGGGGSALV
- the LOC139182821 gene encoding uncharacterized protein isoform X1 translates to MRTGAGVNFPEGSAADSSLWPHHRQASPPPGELLLWERGPRTSGKSSHAVPSVWVSCLPQAGGEALPLSWCLALRQEDPEMPSPHVWPAVMAAGLGPAGRLAGHAHTGSRGLHTAAGSACEHVRRWKTPVSDDPAPEVVQCEPCGFLLVRDLLVQTRLQRAYSRATVSVAAQGRPQTANCPPVTAPPSSGSSSGGVASAPAQVHPPGGGLHPSSGSSSGAWPPPQLRFILRVGGSIPAQVHPRGRGLRPSSGSSSGWGLHPSSGSSSGWGLHRSSGSSLEAWPPPQFRLILGGVASIPAQDHPRGWGLHLSSGSSSGRVSAPDQVHPRGRGLRPSSGSSSGRALRPSSGSFSGVGAPPSFRCLFLEPWACFCRAGGGWGRG